One segment of Micromonospora parathelypteridis DNA contains the following:
- the rplI gene encoding 50S ribosomal protein L9: MKIILTQEVSGLGAPGDIVEVKDGFGRNYLLPQGFAIAWTKGAEKQVTVIKRARGAREIRDLDHANEVKAQLEGLKVNLKVRAGDGGRLFGSVTPTEIVDAVKAASGPVLDRRRLEVPGHIKSIGTYPVKIKLHPEVTASFNLNVVQG, encoded by the coding sequence ATGAAGATCATCCTGACTCAGGAAGTGTCCGGCCTCGGTGCCCCGGGCGACATCGTCGAGGTCAAGGACGGCTTCGGCCGTAACTACCTGCTGCCGCAGGGCTTCGCGATCGCCTGGACCAAGGGCGCGGAAAAGCAGGTCACGGTCATCAAGCGGGCCCGTGGGGCCCGCGAGATCCGCGACCTCGACCACGCCAACGAGGTCAAGGCTCAGCTCGAGGGTCTCAAGGTCAACCTGAAGGTCCGCGCCGGCGACGGCGGACGGCTCTTCGGCTCGGTCACCCCGACCGAGATCGTCGACGCCGTCAAGGCGGCCAGCGGTCCGGTCCTCGACCGGCGCCGGCTGGAGGTGCCCGGTCACATCAAGTCGATCGGTACCTACCCGGTGAAGATCAAGCTGCACCCTGAGGTGACCGCGTCGTTCAACCTGAACGTCGTTCAGGGCTGA
- the rpsR gene encoding 30S ribosomal protein S18 has protein sequence MAPSARDRKPGARATAKAAALRKPKKKVNPLDKDGIAYIDYKDTALLRKFISDRGKIRARRVTGVTSQQQRQIARAVKNAREMALLPYTATTR, from the coding sequence ATGGCGCCGAGCGCCCGCGATCGCAAACCAGGTGCACGTGCAACGGCCAAGGCTGCGGCACTGCGCAAGCCCAAGAAGAAGGTGAACCCGCTCGACAAGGACGGGATCGCCTACATCGATTACAAGGACACCGCGCTGCTGCGCAAGTTCATCTCCGATCGCGGCAAGATCCGCGCTCGGCGGGTGACCGGCGTGACCTCGCAGCAGCAGCGGCAGATCGCCCGTGCGGTCAAGAACGCCCGTGAGATGGCGCTCCTGCCGTACACGGCCACCACCCGCTGA
- a CDS encoding single-stranded DNA-binding protein produces MREEMVMAGDTTITVIGNLTDDPELRFTPSGAAVAKFRVASTPRFMDKASNEWKDGEPLFLACTVWRQAAEHVAESLQRGARVIVSGRLRQRSYETREGEKRTVIELEVDEIGPSLRYATAKVQKMSRSGGAGGGFGGGGGGGSQGGGGGNFDDPWASAAPSPARAGSGANFDEEPPF; encoded by the coding sequence GTGCGCGAGGAGATGGTCATGGCAGGAGACACCACCATCACGGTCATCGGCAATCTGACCGATGACCCCGAGTTGCGGTTCACCCCCTCCGGGGCTGCGGTCGCCAAGTTCCGTGTCGCTTCGACGCCCCGATTCATGGACAAGGCGTCGAACGAATGGAAGGACGGCGAGCCGCTGTTCCTCGCATGCACCGTCTGGCGGCAGGCCGCCGAGCACGTCGCCGAGTCGCTGCAGCGTGGCGCTCGGGTGATCGTGTCGGGCCGGCTGCGTCAGCGGTCTTACGAGACCCGCGAGGGTGAGAAGCGCACAGTCATCGAGCTTGAGGTCGACGAGATCGGCCCGTCGCTGCGCTACGCCACGGCGAAGGTGCAGAAGATGTCCCGCTCCGGCGGCGCTGGCGGCGGCTTCGGTGGCGGCGGTGGCGGTGGCAGCCAGGGTGGCGGCGGAGGCAACTTCGACGACCCCTGGGCTTCGGCTGCTCCCTCTCCCGCGCGTGCCGGTTCGGGCGCCAATTTTGACGAGGAGCCACCGTTCTAA
- the rpsF gene encoding 30S ribosomal protein S6, whose amino-acid sequence MRHYEIMVILDPSLEERTVAPSLDTYLNVIRTAGGSVEKTDVWGRRRLAYEINKKAEGIYAVVDLQATPAAVAELDRQLRLNESVLRTKVIRPEMR is encoded by the coding sequence TTGCGTCATTACGAGATCATGGTGATCCTTGATCCCAGCCTCGAGGAACGCACCGTCGCCCCGTCGCTCGACACGTACCTGAACGTGATTCGGACTGCGGGTGGCTCGGTTGAGAAGACCGATGTGTGGGGCCGCCGGCGCCTCGCGTACGAGATCAACAAAAAGGCCGAGGGCATCTACGCCGTCGTCGACCTGCAGGCTACGCCTGCTGCCGTGGCCGAGCTGGACCGTCAGCTCCGGCTCAACGAGTCCGTGCTGCGCACCAAGGTCATCCGGCCGGAGATGCGCTAA
- a CDS encoding deoxyribonuclease IV, translated as MRIGAHVDSTDPLAEAADRSADTVQFFLSDPQGWKAPKPREDAERLRAAEVDLYVHAPYVINVATLNNRIRIPSRKLLLGHANAAAAIGAKGVIVHGGHVNAGDDLAVGFDNWRKTFAYAADSGGFGVPVLIENTAGGDNACARRLDALARLWDAIGDYEVGFCLDTCHAFAGGEELLGLVDRVKAITGRIDLVHANNSKGAFNSGQDRHDNLDGGTIDPELLVAVIRAAGAPVVVETPGGVAGQAADIDFLRQQLGTESRAA; from the coding sequence ATGCGTATCGGAGCCCACGTCGATTCGACCGACCCGCTGGCGGAGGCGGCCGACCGGTCCGCCGACACCGTTCAGTTCTTCCTCTCCGACCCACAGGGGTGGAAGGCGCCCAAGCCTCGGGAAGACGCCGAGCGGCTGCGCGCGGCCGAGGTCGACCTCTACGTGCACGCGCCGTACGTCATCAACGTGGCGACCCTCAACAACCGCATCCGGATCCCCAGCCGAAAGCTGCTGCTCGGGCACGCCAACGCGGCCGCCGCCATCGGCGCCAAGGGCGTGATCGTGCACGGTGGGCACGTCAACGCCGGGGACGACCTGGCCGTGGGCTTCGACAACTGGCGCAAGACCTTCGCGTACGCGGCCGACTCCGGCGGCTTCGGCGTGCCGGTCCTGATCGAGAACACCGCGGGCGGCGACAATGCGTGCGCCCGCCGACTGGACGCACTCGCGCGACTCTGGGACGCCATCGGCGACTACGAGGTCGGCTTCTGCCTGGACACCTGCCACGCGTTCGCGGGCGGCGAGGAGCTGCTCGGCCTCGTCGACCGGGTCAAGGCGATCACCGGACGGATCGATCTGGTGCACGCCAACAACTCCAAGGGCGCGTTCAACTCCGGCCAGGACCGGCACGACAACCTGGACGGCGGGACGATCGACCCGGAGCTGTTGGTGGCGGTGATTCGGGCAGCCGGAGCGCCGGTGGTCGTCGAGACACCGGGAGGCGTGGCCGGACAGGCCGCCGACATCGACTTCCTCCGTCAGCAGCTCGGGACGGAGAGCCGGGCAGCATGA
- a CDS encoding glycosyltransferase family 87 protein, translating into MSTQSTPGIDDAGTTDHPSRSDGFVRGISGAIGGPLGDHATALDRPAGQERRFWTAVRIVLALACLTLALHWVQKSPCQDGAWQNNVQYTRFCYTDVLALYYAEGLNEGKVPYRDHPVEYPVLTGYFMGALGLPVHAVGDGDPSINQGQWFYNLNALVLGALAVATVAVILALRRRRPWDAAMFALAPALVLTATVNWDLLAIGLAAFGLLAWARKRPATAGVLLGLAGAAKLWPLFLLGPILVLALRADRLRAALVATGTAIAAVVLVNLPAARAYPDNWDRFFELNTTRPIDWGTLWYIGRYLDGKVGNDPARLGPFEWLNANIPTLNTLSYVLFGLACLGVAVLALRAPRRPRLGQLAFLVVAAFLIFSKVWSQQFVLWLLPLVVLARPKWGAFLAWQIAEVCYFVAFYGELLGAATSRPVFPEGVFVLASALRLTTVVVLCVLVIREILHPERDAVRATYPDDPDGGVLDGAPDAPWLDRWRRREAKPEPQPEPATT; encoded by the coding sequence ATGAGCACCCAGTCGACGCCCGGCATCGACGACGCCGGAACCACCGACCACCCGTCCCGCTCCGATGGGTTCGTCCGCGGCATCTCTGGCGCGATCGGCGGCCCGCTGGGCGACCACGCGACCGCGCTGGACCGGCCGGCCGGCCAGGAACGGCGCTTCTGGACTGCCGTTCGAATCGTGCTGGCCCTGGCCTGCCTCACTCTCGCGCTGCACTGGGTGCAGAAGTCGCCCTGCCAGGACGGCGCCTGGCAGAACAACGTCCAGTACACCCGGTTCTGCTACACCGACGTCCTCGCCCTCTACTACGCGGAAGGGCTCAACGAGGGCAAGGTGCCGTACCGCGACCACCCGGTCGAGTACCCGGTGCTGACCGGCTACTTCATGGGCGCGCTGGGCCTGCCGGTGCACGCTGTCGGTGACGGCGACCCGAGCATCAACCAGGGCCAGTGGTTCTACAACCTCAACGCGCTGGTGCTGGGCGCGCTCGCGGTGGCCACTGTGGCGGTGATCCTGGCGCTGCGCCGCCGACGACCCTGGGACGCCGCGATGTTCGCGCTCGCCCCGGCGCTGGTGCTCACCGCCACCGTCAACTGGGACCTGCTCGCCATCGGGCTGGCCGCCTTCGGCCTGCTGGCCTGGGCTCGAAAACGACCGGCGACAGCCGGCGTACTGCTCGGGCTGGCCGGGGCGGCGAAGCTGTGGCCGCTGTTCCTGCTCGGGCCGATCCTCGTGCTGGCGCTGCGCGCCGACCGGCTTCGCGCCGCGCTCGTCGCCACGGGTACGGCGATCGCCGCCGTGGTGCTGGTGAATCTGCCCGCCGCACGGGCGTACCCGGACAACTGGGACCGGTTCTTCGAGCTGAACACCACCCGGCCGATCGACTGGGGCACGCTCTGGTACATCGGGCGCTACCTCGACGGCAAGGTCGGCAACGACCCCGCCCGACTCGGCCCGTTCGAGTGGCTGAACGCCAACATCCCCACCCTCAACACCCTCTCGTACGTGCTGTTCGGGTTGGCTTGTCTCGGTGTGGCCGTGCTGGCGTTGCGGGCGCCGCGCCGACCGCGGCTGGGCCAGCTCGCCTTCCTGGTGGTCGCGGCGTTCCTCATCTTCAGCAAGGTCTGGTCGCAGCAGTTCGTGCTGTGGCTGCTGCCGCTGGTGGTGCTGGCCCGACCGAAGTGGGGTGCCTTCCTGGCCTGGCAGATCGCCGAGGTCTGCTACTTCGTCGCCTTCTACGGTGAGCTGCTCGGCGCGGCGACCAGCCGTCCGGTCTTCCCGGAGGGGGTGTTCGTGCTGGCCTCGGCGCTGCGGCTGACCACTGTGGTGGTGCTCTGCGTGCTGGTCATCCGGGAGATCCTGCATCCCGAGCGGGACGCGGTGCGGGCCACCTATCCGGACGACCCGGACGGCGGCGTGCTCGACGGCGCCCCCGATGCCCCCTGGCTGGACCGCTGGCGCAGGCGAGAAGCCAAGCCCGAACCCCAACCCGAACCCGCCACCACCTGA